A part of Tardiphaga sp. vice304 genomic DNA contains:
- a CDS encoding tripartite tricarboxylate transporter substrate binding protein, with product MEKLAGLAFSCLLLACGGVAGARAQGVPAGQVRIIVPFPAGGTTDILARFVGQYLGDKLGVIAVIENRAGASGTIGSEAVAKSPADGSVLLLTATHHVINPSLRRNLPYDTQKDFSPIAVVATAPNALVVSKDFPARSVAELIAMAKREPGKLSFGSSGIGGANHLSGELFKQMADIKIEHIPYKGAAPAMNDLIGGHIPIMFDTLPTVLPAAEGGTIRVLAVTSLQRAAALPDVPTLDEAGVKGFEATAWFGLYMPRAEGNPAYLRLVRAMQEILVTPAIREKFATQGVEPGKLTGTEFAGFVDSEIKKWNAVARAANVPQE from the coding sequence ATGGAGAAGCTCGCAGGGCTGGCGTTTTCGTGTCTATTGCTCGCGTGCGGCGGCGTCGCCGGCGCACGGGCGCAGGGTGTTCCGGCCGGACAGGTCCGGATCATTGTGCCGTTTCCGGCCGGCGGCACCACCGACATCCTGGCGCGCTTCGTCGGCCAGTATCTCGGCGACAAGCTCGGCGTCATAGCCGTCATCGAGAACCGGGCCGGCGCTTCGGGCACGATCGGCTCCGAGGCGGTGGCGAAATCGCCGGCCGACGGCAGCGTGCTGTTACTCACGGCGACGCATCACGTCATCAACCCCAGCCTGCGCCGCAATCTGCCCTATGATACGCAAAAAGACTTCTCGCCGATTGCGGTGGTCGCCACAGCGCCCAACGCACTGGTGGTGTCGAAGGATTTTCCAGCGCGCAGCGTCGCCGAATTGATCGCGATGGCGAAGCGCGAACCGGGCAAGCTGTCGTTCGGCTCCAGCGGCATTGGCGGCGCCAATCACCTGTCCGGCGAATTGTTCAAGCAGATGGCCGACATCAAGATCGAGCACATTCCCTACAAGGGGGCGGCGCCAGCGATGAATGACCTGATCGGCGGGCACATTCCCATCATGTTCGACACCCTGCCGACCGTGCTGCCCGCTGCGGAAGGCGGCACCATTCGGGTACTGGCGGTGACCAGCCTGCAGCGCGCGGCCGCATTGCCCGATGTGCCGACCTTGGACGAGGCGGGCGTGAAGGGCTTTGAGGCCACCGCCTGGTTCGGGCTCTATATGCCCAGGGCGGAGGGCAATCCGGCCTATCTCAGACTGGTGCGGGCGATGCAAGAAATTCTGGTGACGCCGGCGATCCGAGAGAAATTCGCGACTCAAGGTGTCGAGCCCGGCAAGTTGACCGGAACCGAGTTTGCCGGCTTCGTCGATTCGGAGATTAAAAAGTGGAACGCGGTGGCACGTGCCGCCAATGTCCCCCAAGAATGA
- a CDS encoding MaoC family dehydratase: protein MTMTFDSLSIGDTIDGPAFPVSRESIRLFCDGSLDYNPLHLDDDYMKNNFGKTNFGGIIMHGMNNFGLITRMITDWAYPAGAVHRRLETRWVKPVKPGDTIQPVGIIKAKQSTERSRWVLIDVLVRNHNDEKVAIGEAMVEFPLTA, encoded by the coding sequence ATGACGATGACATTCGACTCGCTGTCCATCGGCGATACCATCGACGGCCCGGCCTTTCCGGTTTCACGGGAATCGATCCGGTTGTTCTGCGACGGATCGCTCGACTACAATCCGCTGCATCTCGACGACGACTACATGAAGAACAATTTCGGCAAGACCAATTTTGGCGGCATTATCATGCATGGCATGAACAATTTCGGCCTGATCACCCGCATGATCACCGACTGGGCCTATCCCGCCGGGGCGGTGCACCGCAGGCTGGAAACGCGCTGGGTCAAGCCGGTGAAGCCGGGCGACACCATCCAGCCCGTTGGTATCATCAAGGCCAAGCAGAGCACCGAGCGCTCGCGCTGGGTGCTGATCGATGTGCTGGTTCGCAACCATAACGACGAAAAAGTAGCCATCGGTGAGGCGATGGTTGAGTTTCCGCTGACGGCCTAA
- a CDS encoding MaoC family dehydratase: MAQAKAFETDFWKDANLRKVWDDIVPGEPRKTLPYVLTREAIELYCRSVGETHPLYFDEAYARTTPFGGLIAPPSIHILLMFSCTPADDWMRTPGTVNAGQSWSYNKPARPGDTITLQARALDKFIKRERLFVVHDNVFFNQHGDVICSGRGHTIRPM, from the coding sequence ATGGCGCAAGCGAAAGCTTTCGAGACCGATTTCTGGAAGGACGCCAATCTACGCAAGGTCTGGGACGACATCGTCCCGGGCGAGCCGCGCAAGACGCTTCCCTATGTCCTGACCCGGGAAGCCATCGAACTGTACTGCCGCTCGGTCGGCGAGACCCACCCGCTGTATTTCGACGAGGCCTATGCCAGGACGACGCCGTTCGGCGGCCTGATTGCGCCGCCGTCGATTCACATCCTGCTGATGTTTTCCTGTACGCCGGCCGACGACTGGATGCGTACCCCCGGCACCGTGAATGCCGGCCAGTCGTGGAGCTACAACAAGCCGGCGCGGCCGGGCGATACCATCACCCTGCAGGCCCGTGCGCTCGACAAGTTCATCAAGCGCGAGCGGCTGTTCGTCGTCCATGACAACGTGTTCTTCAACCAGCACGGCGACGTCATCTGTTCCGGCCGCGGCCACACCATCCGGCCGATGTGA
- a CDS encoding IclR family transcriptional regulator domain-containing protein — translation MVKESDGFVRSIARGFAVVEALGLPPGRHTLSEVAHVAELSRATARRMLTTLVALKYCEADGRYFSLRPRALGLGLSYLNALPYWGYAQRALEGLRNEIGESCALAVLDETEIVYALRLPARRILSANLGVGSRLPAHLVSLGRVLLAALPAEPRAHYLATAELKKVTPRTVIDADALAEQLQLTDEQGYAWVDGELDPAICGIAVPVRDHAGKVVAAISINTISGTIDEAAAKAKFLVALRRTAQDIRTQTSPAG, via the coding sequence ATGGTCAAGGAGAGCGACGGCTTCGTACGGTCGATTGCCCGCGGCTTTGCCGTTGTGGAAGCGCTCGGCCTGCCGCCGGGGCGACATACGCTGTCCGAGGTTGCCCACGTTGCGGAGCTCAGCCGCGCCACGGCCAGGCGGATGCTGACGACGCTGGTGGCGTTGAAATACTGCGAGGCCGACGGACGCTACTTCAGCCTGCGACCCCGGGCGCTCGGGCTGGGCCTGTCCTATCTGAACGCCCTGCCCTATTGGGGCTATGCGCAGCGCGCGCTGGAGGGTCTGCGCAACGAGATTGGCGAATCCTGCGCGCTGGCGGTGCTCGACGAAACCGAGATCGTCTATGCGCTGCGGCTGCCGGCGCGGCGGATCCTGTCGGCCAATCTCGGCGTCGGCAGCCGGCTGCCGGCGCATCTGGTGTCGCTCGGCCGCGTGTTGCTGGCAGCGCTGCCGGCAGAGCCGCGCGCGCATTATCTGGCCACAGCCGAGTTGAAAAAGGTGACCCCGCGCACCGTCATCGATGCCGATGCGCTTGCCGAACAATTGCAGCTGACGGACGAGCAGGGCTACGCTTGGGTCGATGGCGAACTCGATCCCGCGATCTGCGGCATCGCCGTTCCGGTACGCGACCACGCCGGCAAGGTGGTCGCGGCGATCAGCATCAATACGATCTCGGGCACCATCGACGAGGCCGCGGCCAAAGCGAAATTTCTGGTCGCACTGCGGCGTACGGCCCAGGATATCCGCACCCAAACCTCGCCGGCCGGATGA
- a CDS encoding amidohydrolase family protein yields the protein MKLIDPDELVAIDIHTHAEEPCGCHGDDGYDDFQAKMAEYFKSPHKHPPTVPETAAYYRERKIAAVIFPVDAERETGFRRYSNDEMIELTRQNADVLIPFASIDPHKGKLGVREARRLIADYGIKGFKFHPTMQGFYPNDRLAYPLYEAIQEGGAIALFHTGQTGVGSGMPGGMGMRLKYSNPMYVDDVAVDFPDMKIILAHPSFPWQEEALSVATHKPNVYIDLSGWSPKYFPPILVRYINSILQDKMLFGSDWPVIMPDRWMADFAKLDIRDEIRPKVLKNNARKLLGI from the coding sequence ATGAAGCTGATCGATCCGGACGAACTGGTCGCCATCGATATTCATACCCATGCCGAGGAGCCGTGCGGCTGCCATGGCGACGACGGCTATGACGACTTCCAGGCCAAGATGGCGGAATATTTCAAGTCGCCGCACAAGCACCCGCCGACCGTGCCGGAGACCGCGGCCTATTACCGCGAGCGCAAGATCGCCGCGGTGATCTTTCCGGTCGATGCCGAGCGCGAGACCGGCTTCCGCCGCTACAGCAATGACGAGATGATCGAGCTGACACGCCAGAACGCCGACGTGCTGATCCCGTTCGCCTCGATCGATCCGCACAAGGGCAAGCTCGGCGTCCGCGAGGCGCGCCGCCTGATTGCCGATTACGGCATCAAGGGCTTCAAATTCCACCCGACCATGCAGGGCTTTTATCCCAACGACCGCCTGGCCTATCCGCTCTACGAGGCGATCCAGGAAGGCGGCGCTATCGCTTTGTTCCATACCGGCCAGACCGGCGTCGGCTCCGGCATGCCGGGCGGCATGGGGATGCGGCTGAAATACTCCAACCCGATGTATGTCGACGATGTCGCGGTGGATTTTCCCGACATGAAGATCATTCTCGCGCACCCCTCCTTCCCCTGGCAGGAAGAGGCGCTGTCGGTCGCCACCCACAAGCCGAACGTCTATATCGACCTGTCAGGCTGGTCGCCGAAATACTTCCCGCCGATCCTGGTGCGCTATATCAACTCAATCCTGCAGGACAAGATGCTGTTCGGCTCGGACTGGCCCGTGATCATGCCGGACCGCTGGATGGCCGATTTCGCCAAGCTCGACATCCGCGACGAGATCCGGCCGAAGGTCCTGAAGAACAACGCACGGAAGCTGCTCGGAATATGA
- a CDS encoding O-antigen ligase family protein, producing the protein MTKKELSGRLADARHYAAIATAFALPLSTSAQAIAVSIFAVLAIVTLDRARFEATLRMPAAWLPVALFALIALGTLWSVQPTFGLAAKWIGPYAKLLLIPLVMATAITRRQALQIGYGFLAACLILLALSWASFLWPTGPWTWFKAPGVPVKDNAVQSGCFALCAFGLAFGALRIWGIDRRRAVAMGALALLFLADVFLIYLSKTGAIMAAALLGLFLLHIGGWKRMMLVGMPAVIVVAVALLASAPAQRRLAEIGTDISASQGTVGGGETVSTGARLDFWRKAVDFVKAAPLLGHGTGSIKPLYQSLEATRPSPYGEATPDPHNQTLHVVLQLGLIGGALLWAMWIAHARLFLARDMASVFGQAIVLQNVIGGLFNSHISAVTQGMLYCLAVGLLGAMVIANEKKL; encoded by the coding sequence ATGACGAAAAAAGAGTTGTCGGGCAGGCTGGCGGACGCCCGGCACTATGCGGCGATCGCGACCGCCTTCGCGCTGCCGCTATCGACCAGCGCGCAGGCGATCGCGGTGTCGATCTTCGCGGTGCTGGCGATAGTGACGCTCGACCGCGCGCGCTTCGAGGCGACGTTGCGGATGCCGGCGGCCTGGCTGCCGGTGGCCCTGTTCGCGCTGATCGCGCTCGGCACGCTGTGGTCGGTGCAGCCGACATTCGGCCTCGCGGCCAAGTGGATCGGCCCCTATGCCAAGCTGTTGCTGATCCCGCTGGTGATGGCCACCGCCATCACGCGAAGACAGGCGCTGCAGATCGGCTACGGTTTTCTCGCTGCCTGCCTGATCCTGCTGGCCCTGTCATGGGCGTCGTTCCTGTGGCCGACCGGGCCGTGGACCTGGTTCAAGGCGCCCGGCGTACCGGTCAAGGACAATGCGGTGCAGAGCGGCTGCTTTGCGCTGTGCGCCTTCGGGTTGGCCTTCGGCGCGTTGCGGATCTGGGGCATCGATCGCCGCCGCGCTGTTGCGATGGGCGCACTGGCGCTGCTGTTCCTGGCCGACGTGTTCCTGATCTATCTGTCGAAGACCGGCGCGATCATGGCCGCGGCGCTGCTCGGCCTGTTCCTGCTCCATATCGGCGGCTGGAAACGCATGATGCTGGTCGGGATGCCGGCGGTGATCGTGGTCGCGGTGGCGCTCCTGGCTTCGGCGCCGGCGCAACGCCGGCTGGCAGAGATCGGCACCGATATCAGCGCCAGCCAGGGCACGGTCGGCGGCGGCGAAACCGTATCGACCGGCGCGCGGCTGGATTTCTGGCGCAAGGCCGTCGATTTCGTGAAGGCGGCCCCCCTGCTCGGCCACGGCACCGGCAGCATTAAGCCGCTCTACCAAAGCCTGGAAGCGACCCGGCCCTCACCCTATGGCGAGGCCACGCCCGATCCGCATAATCAGACGCTGCACGTCGTGCTACAGCTCGGCCTGATCGGCGGCGCGCTGCTCTGGGCGATGTGGATCGCGCATGCGCGGCTGTTCCTGGCTCGCGACATGGCCAGCGTGTTCGGCCAGGCAATCGTGCTGCAGAACGTGATCGGCG